The Anas acuta chromosome 1, bAnaAcu1.1, whole genome shotgun sequence genome segment cctaaatgattctgtgattccatgatttttcctttattctttgtGATTTGAGCTTTGGAAACTCATTGCATGCCCGCCTGCTTTTTTACCAGGCAGTCATCAGAAGCAAAGCATCAGAGCTCATCATCACCTTCTGTCTCACCTGTAGGTACTAAGCCAGGACAACCCTCTGGAGCTTGTATCCCTTCCTGTGAAGGGAAGACTGTCACTCTTAGGATCCTTCCTTTTTTATAAGTCCTGTGTATTTCTCTATGCAACTTAACACCTGCTTAAAGGAAGGGGATTTCATTCTCTCTCGGCTCTCTGCTTTGGATTCATTTCTTCCTTAGAATCTAGGAAAACGTTAGTTTAGGGGCTCTTAAAATGCTGTTCAAGATCAAGTAAGTATTTGAAATAGAAATCTAGTGGCTGAAGAGAGAATAGTAAATGAGATGAGCTCGATAAAGTccacactgaaatatttacacaAGGGAGTTGTAAGTTCTGGCTCCAGATTGTTTGGGTGAAATGAACTGTTTCTTGGTTCTGTTCAATCTCATAAAATATATCCAAGCTTGATGTTTTTAAGTAGGTATTTTAAGGTAGGAGGAAAAGGAGATAAATTATGGATTGGGTTGCATGATAGAattgtatgtatttatgtacTGTATTTGGCTTCTAGATTTATTCCCTACTAAATATAGTAGaggaatttaatttaaaaaaaaaaaaacaggaattgcCGCAATGAGACAGAATAATATGCCATATGCTGCAAGTACCTTGCAAAATGTAATGCACATAGCTGACAAAACTAAattctttgttctctttctctgtaTTGGTCCATAAATGTTTAAGAACTGATGGTGATTATGAATTGAAAGCTGTTGACTATCCTTGAAATCCCTCAATGAACAGATGTCTAATTTGACTAGTTTAACATTTTCCCTTCATTGGAACAGTTACCATGTTCTTGCAGTGCCCTGATAAAGCCCATACCCAAATTCTCAGTGCATTTGACTAAACAAGCACAATCTGAATTTTAAGAATGAAACTGTTTCTCCTCATCTGAAAGTCTGATGATTTGGTTTCAGACTCTGATGAGCTCTTATTGCAATCCATTTTCTTTACACCACATGAAtaccttctatttttttttaaataaaattagtaaTGTGTTGATTCCTACCAATATATCTTACCgctgtttctctttcttcagctaTCTGCTCTGCAAGCCAAGGTGCACTATCTAAAGTTCCTCAGTGATCTACGGTTATATGGAGGGCGTGTTTTCAAGGCAACACTAGTGGTAATAATTCTCTTGaaaaagtttctcttttcttgatGGTTTTATCCAAGTGTCTCTTTGCAAAAACTGGACTGTAACATTTTCTGTAGAAGTTTAAGTTCTATtcatacacttaaaaaaaaaatagttgtaaaATTGAACCAAATCacttttagtttcttttcatCTTGAAAATAACATGCCTAGTGTAATTTGAATACTTACTGAGGGTTTAGAGATAGGTAGCATCTATTTGGCAAATAGTGCCATGCAATTAACTGAAGAATACTTAAATTATTACTCTGAAAAACTCttgatgaaaatacttttttttaaaggaagcatccatccatccatctgtccaCCCACCTATCCATCTAAAAACTGCAGTACAGCCAATATCCATGATCAAATTCCTTTACTTTTTGTAATTAATTATCGAACTACTATGCTCTTCTATATTTCACCTTCTCAGAAAAATGTGATAATCTTTAATCATGCAGATGAAGCTTCATGGAGATGAAAGGAGGCAGTTACTATGTAGTGTTTCTCATggtctttactttttttttcttcccctttttatgCTAAAGCAGGGAGAAAAGCGTTCAGAAGTGACTTTGTTAGTAGGGCCACGGTATGGCATCAGTCATGTGataaacaccaaaacaaacctGGTGGCTCTTCTGGCAGACTTCAGCCATGTGAACAGGATTGAGATGTTTACAGAAGACGAAAGCAGTGTTAGAGTTGAGCTGCATGTCTTAGATGTAAAagtaagtgttgtttttttttttttttgatctgcaATGATTCAATGTCTTTAAATAAcgtttttgcctttttgtttaaatatttgatcAAACTATGCTAACCGTTCCAAATGTTTTCATGACAATGATATGTTGGAAGTGCATTTTTAGCTCTGGCAATTTGCATTGTTGTTGTGTCCATTGATTTCCATGGTGACAAGAGGTTGGTGATGAAATTGGCCTTCTTTTGAAGTTCCTTGAGCTCCTATAAGCCACTTTTGGTATAATAACAATGTTATTACTGTTAGAAAATTGCCGGTTCTGTCAGATCAATGTCTCAAGTAGCCCAGTGTTTTATCTGCAAAGGACACTGCAAGTAACCATATAGTTGTTACCAGTGAAATAACCtgttaaaaggctttttttttttttttttttcttacacctCATAATACCAGTTAAGTGCCTTGTCCCATATCATGTATTATTGTATGCTCTTCTACCTATAGCAATTTAGTTTCTCTTTTATCCTGCTTAACACTTAGCATCAGTGGCATCTGGGGAGCAAGCTTTATACATTATATTATCCTGGTTCTTCATGTTGTGTTTCCTATCAGATTTTAAAGTGAAAGGCTTCAGAGACTGTCTAGGACATTAATCAGGACAATCAGAGATTAAAGAAAGAGTTCTCATTATACTTGAAACTTAAAtatactattaaaataaatggagcCTAACAGTTCTTGTTGCTTACACAgatgtacattaaaaataaataaacaacaacaaaacatacacAAGGGATATTTTACtaaatttttgctttgaatGCTTTAGGCTTATTGACCTGAAagtgttttcttgtatttaagttaatgaaaaaaacattgctgtAACTTAATCTAGGTGCCCTTTGACAACAACATCACAAAAAATGTACAGGTCGGTGAATACAGCATTTTAGCAATCTGAGCATCTCAGTCTACTTTACTTGTATTCCTGTGCTAAACTTGTAGCCCTCTTGTGAGAAAGTTGTTATCCTCTTTTTTCTGATGGAGAAAGTGATCCAGAAATCAATTACTTCCCATCTACTTGAATGTAAAATGCAGCACTGTACATGTATGCTGTGATATTTTATATTGCCATGATCTTATGTTGTTTTGTGTTATAATACTGTTACTGCCTTACTGCAAATCATGTATGTCCCTATCTGCTTGCCTTTCAACACATTCAGTCTTAAATACAGATAGCCTAGCATTAAAATTACAGAGCTAGAAGGCTGTGGATtgaatttaacaaaacaaaacaaacaaacaaacaacaacaacaacaaaacttttatGTGGGGCACAAGTATGGACTGTTAGAGTTTCTTTTGGAGATGTGGGCAAACACAGGCATACCGTAAGGTAGCAGGTTCCTATATGTAGATTCTGAATATGCCAATAAGTGCCACTTTTGTAAAGAATGAATAAGaagcctgttttcttcttttatttttggttcTTTTTGATATCTTCGCAAACATAAATCACTTGGGAGATGCAGCCAGTAAGATTTAGCTGTCACGAGACTGTTCATCAGATTAACAGTAGTTCACCGCACTGTTTTCAGCAATCTGAGACTTCTTTGGAAATTATCCATTTCTGTCTATCATCTCAGAAAAATTGAACGTCAACATGGCATTTcaatgctattttttatttgtgactcaaaagaaaaaagattaagtACTTCACTGTagaattaataatttataattaattttatatctCTGAATCCTTTAGAAAGAAGCATGTGTTGAGTAGAACCTCAAACTGAGGatgaatattttatacatagcatgaaatactttaaagaaaaaaagtgcgTAGACTTCTACATGTTGCCGAAAACTGTTCATACAACAGTTTTGAGTTTGGTAGTAATCTATGAGCATAAATTATGTTTTGGACACAATTTCCACCACAATCACTTGCCTTCAGGTCGCAAATGTCCACATGGCTATAAGTCACTATAAACTATGTGAATGACCAGATAGGTTGTCTATGGTGTAAATTTTGTCTATGCATCGTGGTAAGAacttgttggtttttttttcctctttgggaGTTCTAGAGGCTAGCCACCTTAAAATGAATTTGAGAAGAGCAGCTTTTGCTGTTATAAGCTACAGAGACATGAACAAAAGTTTTAGGCAAAGGAATTTATATAGTGtggcaaaggaaaaggaaataaaagaaagtgtGTTTCACATGGATTTCTTACATTCAATGCTCTCTAGCCTGCAAGACAGCTTTTCAGAACTATGGCATTTTTTCTGTTAAGTCTAACTGTTCTCTTTAAAGGCTTTGAGTTTGGTTTCTGTGCTGAATTCTCTTCTGAGGATCTCtctctgttctctgtttctgtttgtctattcattttttcatcACATGTCTTTTAAGCAATGCCAGGCCACAAATACTGAAATCTTTTAAGTTCTCATTTTAAtattccctgctgctgctgtgtaatGATAGCTTTATCctcactgctgtattttttcaaCCTGAACTTTTTCTATCTCTGTTTGCTTCCTATTTTACTTCTTTACGTGAACTTAGGGCACTTCATTTTCTGGCAAGCTGCAGTGATTCCCATACTACTGTAATACTCCAGCACCAAATGTCCCAGAGTTTTAGCCCTTGGCAGTTTCAGAGTAGCAGTAAACagtgcttaggagaaaaaaatacatatctaTGCAAGAGAAAGATGGAGCAAGAGTCTTTACGTAATTAGCTTCTTTCAGAAAGAGACCTAAATCAACCCTTATAAATGCCTGGTTGGACTTTTTATTCCAACTCTAATCTTTTGTAAATCACAGAATTCTTGAGGTAGAAAAGGACTTCTGGACCTCATGCggtccaagccccctgccaagCCACCTAGAGAAGGTTGCCTaggaccacatccaggcagCTTCTGAATGTCTCCTGCAACATGTGCCAGTGCTCGgtcacccgcacagcacagaagtgcgTGCtgcctgatgttcagagggaacctcctgtatttcagtttgtgcccaatGCCTCTTCTGTTAACCCTGGgcatcactgaaaagagccaggctttttcctccctgcaccctcctttcagttatttatatattttaataagatGAAAATGTTTGAGATGAAAACCCCCTGAAAATGTTTGATATTGTTTGATGTTGGTAGTGAGGAAAATAAGTTCTCatgtgtatttttcagtgtgGCATTTCTGATGTAATTCCTTTTGATTCCATGTAGTAGTATTGTCAGCAGGTAAACAAATAGAGAAGTAACAGCCTTAACGAAGACTTGGTTGTATTCTTCTTAGCCTATTACTCTACTGATGGAGTCATCAGATGCAATGAATCTTGCTTGCCTAACAGCTGGGTACTATAGACTGCTGGTCGACTCAAGGCGTTCAATATTCAACATGGccaacaagaaaaatacagggAGCAGAGAAACAGGTATTCATTGCACAATACGTTATTGATGGTCACAGGTGTAAAGCAGAAGCCAGCTTAAGCCCCAGTGCATCTCCAGATAATACAAGGCTGTGTCAAATGAGATTTTATTGCTGGCTTAGACTTGGCTCTACGATACACCAATTCAGCTTTATAATGTTCTGATATTCAGCCTTTGATAGCTTGAATTTCTTTCATAACTGTATTGAAACAGATGCATGTTCCCTATGAGTGTTATTACATTATACGCATGTATCTTGTATAAGAATACATATGGTGTTGTGGAAACCAGCTGGGAATTTGATTTGCTTTTACTATTTCTGGAATAGCATTTGTACCTAgctgtggtttggttttgcactAAAGTACAAAAGTGTCAGTTAAACTTTAGGTCATTAAATCAACAGCTATTTAATTTAGAGCAGAGGTAAGCTTGAACAtgcttttctgaagcatttgaTAAAACAGCTGTCCTATTCAGAGGGTTCATTGCTTAATATTAACAAgatattgtttaaaaatttgCTTGAACTTGTGATTGTATGAATCTGTggtttcatgtttctttttatttccctgtgcTACAGGAATTGAAAATAGAGGGAAGCATAGTCTCCTTGCTTCTGAGTGGAGTTGTGTACCAAAAACTACCACTTTCCTGGCTGAAGGAGATCAAGAGACTCAAATGTCCTTTGCTGATCCTAAACAGAAGACTGTAGATGTTCCTGAAAGTCTGTTATGTCAAAAAGAGCACAGACATCTGTACATAGAAAATACCTATAATTCAGGTGGATTTGATCAGCATCTGGCCAAGCAAAGTGACCCcactgaagcagaagaaagcagaaattttaaTCAGTCTTCACTGCTGTCACTCTCAGGTTTGGAATCTAGTAAGAAAGCACAGGATTCTCCCAGGGGAGCAAAAGTTTCCTTTATATTTGGAGATCACAACTTGGATGGTATCAATCCTCAGACTCTTGGCTATGAAAGACTTATGGATGAAAGTCCAGAAGtactagaaaaacaaagagcCATTTATATTAGTAATGCCAATGACATTAAAGGTCTGGAGTTATCACCAGATGCTGAAAGCATTCAGTTTGCTACAAATTCTGTTTACGCAACCATAAATGATGGTAAAATTTTTGGAGCTGCGGAGGGAATAGAAGAGCCTTTGCTGCATGATATTTGTTATGCAGAAAACACAGATGATGCTGAAGATGAAGACGAAGTAAGCTGTGAAGAAGACATTATGGTAGGAGAAATCGATAGGCCTGCTCTTCTCAGCCTTTCTGGTTCTAGTGATGACATTATTGATTTGACTTCACTTCCACCTCCAGAAGGTGATGATAATGAAGATGATTTCCTATTGCATACCTTAAACATGGCCATTGCTGCTCCTCCACCTGGCTTCAGGGACAGTTCAGATGAGGAAGACTCTCAGAATCAAGCAACACAGCCTAGAGACGACAAGGAGCAAGCCAGTAATCTAGGCAGTGATGATATTCCAGTGTCGCTTATCGATGCTGTCCCTACTAATACAGAGGGCAAGTGTGAAAAGGGGCTAGATGATGCTGTAGTCTCTACACTTCAAGCACTAGAAGCTTTGGCTGCTTCAGAGGAACAGCAGACGAATGACAACTCAGGTTCTTTCACCATAGTTACATTTATTCATTGAAAATCATTCCATCTCATCCATTTAACTTTGGAAATACTCCATTTTGTgagggggttttgttttttgttgttttgcttttttttttgccatcatTTTCCATACATCATATTCCATATTATGTAATGGAACTACTGTTATGTTGTTAAGCTACCTGTCCCGGGAACTGTGCAATAAAGTCAGATTATTCttacaaaagatatttttgtctCTAACACACACCTTTGCTTGTCGCTTGTCCAGGTGCTTCAGCTGCTGTCATTGATTGACTCTCATTTTTTGTGGCTTGCAGGTGTAGCTATCTTGCGAGCATATAGCCCTGAGTCATCTTCAGATTCTGGCAATGAAACAAATTCCTCTGAAATGACTGAAAGTTCTGAATTAGCTGCAGCgcagaaacagacagaaaacactgcACGCATGTTTTTGACCACAAGTGAAGGCTATCAACCCCTTGTGGAAGAGCAGACTGAATTTCCCATTGCTAAAAGTCAGGCTGGAGTGCCAGGCATGAAATCCTCTCAGCCTTTGTCTGGTCGTCAGGCTGCGGAGCTACAGTCAAAAGTTGTGCCTTCAAAgcaaattcttcattcagataACATGGAAATGGAGCCAGAGACCATGGAAACAAAATCTGTCACTGATTATTTTAGCAAATTGCACATGGGATCCTTGGTATATTCTTGCActagtaaaaggaaaaataagatgaCAGACAGTGAAGTGAAAGCACCTTCTGATGGCAATGCTACTGTGAAAAAGCAACAGGGAACTAAAAAAGCAGAGGCTGATGAAGACCTAAAAGCTAAATTTGGAACTCTTTCAGCAAGAGACAGTCAACGCCTAAGCACTTTTAATGTGGAGAGAACTGCCTTTCGCCAAAGATGGTATGCTGCTGATGATGGGGCAGCAGATAAGCCAAGCCCAGAAACAGTGAACGGGAAGACATTTCCAAGAGTTCCTGTccttggaaaaacagaaactgacTGTAAGGATGAAGTAGATCCTGAGGCGGATCAGGATGATACCTCAGGGCTTGGCCAAGGTGAAAACTTTTTGTCAGATATGACTCCTGTGTCTTCAGCCAAAGACCTAAACGATGCAGAAGATACCGATTTATCTGCAGATGACCATCCTTCAAAGCTTCCAGAAGCTGAGCAGAGTGTGGCTAGACTTTGTGAATATCACTTGGCTAAGCGCATGTCATCTTTGCAAAGTGAAGGCCATTTCTCACTGCAAAGCTCTCAGTGCTCTTCAGTGGATGCAGGATGCAGCACGGGCAGTAGCACATGTGCTACCCCTGTTGAATCTCCTCTTTGTACCTCTGATGTTAAGCACATTATCTCTGACCCATCAATGAAGAGCATTGCCTATATTCCAGCAGATGAAAGAGCTGCCATTCTTCCAAACCATGGAACAACATACAAAGACCTGCATCAGCAGCCAGAAGCTGTGTGTCACAGGATGACGGTGCCTGTTGTGCATTCGGCAATTAATGCTGAACCACTGTTTGGCACTTTGAGAGAAGGATGTCATCGGATCCCCAAGATAAAAGAAACTACAGGTACATCAGTAATAAAGTGtttcctgtgtttgtttttaaagttgcaTGTTAAGGTTGAAGGTTAGGTGTGAAGTTTGCATTCTCTTTACCTGAAACTACATCATAATCTGCGGCAGGCGGTGGGATTAGACCTTGGTGtatatattcattttacttttatgtACTGAGATGTTCTTGGGAGCTGCTTacaaagattcttttttttctggaagatcTCTCAttacagtttaaataaaaaaaaaagtctcctgtGTTTTAGATCTAATATTTGGGGGACATTGATAGAGAAGCCTAGGGGAGAAAGTAATCTTTGGAAGCCTCTCCAAAGTCCATAGTCATTTGAGTTCCAGGATTCTTTCTAGATCGTAAGATGACTTCAGAAGATATATTAatgttggagagaaaaaaaaatgtgcttcatttattatatattttatgctattttaGCAGATTGTCAAAAACATGCCAGTATGAGTAAAAAGTTCTAAATGTAAAGGTGAGAAAATGTCACTATATTATTAAGCATGTTTTTACTTCACCATCTGATAGTAGGTGTTTCGTTTAAGAATAATTTACATATAGAATCATTACCACATTTTGAAGTTCCAGTTTCAAGTGACTTTATGAACTTACTGttcaaaaaaatacatagtttttCAGAGAGAGCATTGGAAATCCTTTTGATTGGGTTTTGAATGTTTCATTCATCCTGGGTAGCAACCCGCATGTCCCAGTAGCATGGCAATGCATGGAAATCTGAAAGTGGAGTAGACTAGGAGaaggaatgagaaaaacaaacaaacaacaacgtAACTAAAACAAAATTACCATGAGTACATCTTTCCATGCTCTCTCAGGCAAAGTTAAAGAAGgtattttaatctgaaaatattcatCTAATTATTTAATAGCAAACATCCAATCCATATATTGAAGGGGGAGGGGGTATTTAGGAAGTTTTATAGTTGATTTTCTATTACTTTCTTTCAATGCGTTCTGTAGTGGAACAAACAGTTTATTATTCATAAGTTATAATTTGTTgatagattttaaaaagcatcatAGTGAAACACAAAAGACATGAGGAGCTAGCAattaattttttgtgtgtgtgaaatattttgaggaATGGAGACCACTGGAAAATACTAAGAATCCATTTTCCTGCAGAGTTAAAGATATATAAAAGTTTTAGTCTGTGAATATTGTCAGGGTGATGCTTAATTCTTCTGTCTGCTCTTCTACTACCCCTAGTGTAGCTTTCACAGAGCCTGAAAAGGGAAGACAAGGAGGCATGCCTACAGCTTTTCCTAGACAGCCTCTAGCTGACTCCATCATGCTATCATCCATGCTATCAGAATCAAAGGTGCCAAGTCAAAATCAAGACTCTTGTGACATTCCCAAAGTAAATCAGGCTTGTGGGGCAACAGTTAGTTTACGGCCATATGACATGATAGGAGGAAGCCTCAGGATGCCGCACAACAGGAAAGTGCTGAGACGCAGCAGCAGCATCATTGGAGGATCTGCAGACATTGAGATGCTGTTTGAAAGGAAGGCAGCCGCAGCCAGCTTGAAATGTCTGGACACCACCCCAAGGGATGAATCCAAGTCAGAAAGAAGGGTGGAGCTCTCCCTGGGCAAAAAGCTGTCAAAAAGTTACTCCCAGAGTTGTGTGTATGTCAGCACTGATAGGAAGGACAGTAAGAGGTGTTCAGGCACAGGTGTTAGTCAGAAGGACTCCAAGCAGTGTCGAACATTGCCTTTGCGGAAGCTGGACACCAGTGCCTGGAGGTGTCGTGGCCCCTTTAGCTACTGTTTCCTAAGCAGAGGaagtgatgatgatgaagatgatggagATGGCCATCAGCTCTCATGTCTCTTTGAACCGCAGAACCCATGCGAGCTAGCAGAACCAGTCAGTCAgtctttttccagtgaaaatgagcagaaagtCTTGGAGTCCCCAAAACCTGCTGAGACCCTGCAAAGTGAGGCAGATAACGCACATGAGAAGAGCAGTGCTGACACCCAAGGTGGCCAGATTGATGTGAATCTCAATGATGTGGCCTTTGATGCACGAATTACACGAATAAATGTGATGAAAGAGAAGACGTATGCAATGCCTGATGGATTTATTGCAGCACAAAAGGATGCCAGTGAGCTACTGTCACTGGTCCGAGCAAGTATGGGCAAGAGAGAAGATTTACATCCAGAAACATATGACCTTAAACTTTCTAAGTACAAACAACTGTTATCTATGGAATCGAGACAGTTGGGAAGTGCCTGCAGGAAAATGGCCATGGCTGATAAAAGCCCTGAGGAAATGCTTTTAGCTATGACTTCCAGCTTTCAAGTACTCTGTTGCTTAACAGAAGCCTGCATGCGTTTAGTTAAAGTCATGAActctgaaacacagcagcaggaaattATAGCTAAGATAGATGAGGTTGTAATAAACTACATTTGTCTTCTGAAGGCTGCAGAAGCAGTATCAGGCAAGACCTCCAGTGATCCTAGCATTAAACTCTTGGCTCGACATTCGACTACCATGGCCGCTATTGTAAGCACACTAACACGttctcttaaaatgcttttaaacaaataaaatacaaaagtcACTTCATAATCTACCTTTGCAAAgccatacattaaaaaaaaaaaaaaacttttatttactGTATGTGTATGAACTAATGTAACAAACTCAGCTCTCTCtgtatattttgttattttatataaaataagtatgagatttagaaaaaaaaaaaaaaaaaagataaaataccGAACACTGACAACAGTACTGACCAGATCTGTCCTTTCGTTTATACAAacacaaaagccaaaaaaagccCTCTCCCCAAGACCggaaagacaaacagaaaaaaggaaaaaaaaaaaaaagaaaaaaaagaaaaccatacAGGAGCAAATTGACATTTGGCTATTTTTCATATAGTCAAATCTATGGTTGTATGAAGTGAACTTTTAAAGCCTGTTATGTCAATGAAGTTGTTTTATGTTTCATCCAAGTTTTCACTTGGAGAATGCTCCATGtttagaaatgagaaattaaatcataatgtatataatacaatatttaatgttttaaaattataatttttaagcattgaaaatagcaaaaagaCGTTTAAAATCCAAGAGACTATTATAACTTActagagaatatatatataataaatgaCTCTTTTGTTCATATTGCCTGAATTACCTGATTCTTCTTTTCTAGGAagttctatattaaaaaaaaagaaaaaaaaaagtattgaaaataCCAACTTTAGAAGGTATCTGATGTATTGAACATTACAGTGTTGCATTTCAGACAGTGAAGGTAACTGTGGAAGACAGACTGAGGACATAGAAACCAGAGTGGTGATGTTCTCTGAAATGAGAATTCGATGCCATACTTATCAGGTCAGAACGTATAGGACGGGTCTGCACATCCCTTTCCCTGGTTAATGAGAGAGAGGACCATCAGGAAATTCCTGTGCTGTTTACTGTTTCATCATATATCTATGGTGCATCTGAACAACATGAACTGCAtctattttgttaaatattttatacttcatattttatgattctgaaTGTTTAACTGTAAATaagttagaaataaaatgaagttttcagaATACAATAAAtatctctgaaatatttcaagcCCAAGACAGTTCTTCTCTGAGTGACAACAAAGGCAATTTGTAAATAATCTGTCCCATCTGAACctttctggaaaacattttatagtCTTGCATTTGAGAGACAGCCAAAAGCTCTCAGTTTCACATGGTAAGTAGGCTTTAACACGAGCATCTGTTAAGCTTTTCAGCCACTTAGGAGCAGCAGCCCTTGTGAAAAGTGCAAAATACCATTCTCTAAACTGGTGTAGGcaattttcatcctttttttttaataatgtcatGTGCAGAGAGTGTAACCactgtgttttgaaaacttACCCATTCAGTTGAAGCAAGTGCaaagctttctcttctgaaCTAGAAAGACTAAACccacaaaattatatttttgctaaggaaatattttcctgcatAGACTGATGCACTTCACTATGAAACCAAGTAAAGCTTTTTTTGTCTGACTGCA includes the following:
- the FRMPD4 gene encoding FERM and PDZ domain-containing protein 4 isoform X1; the protein is MDVFSFVKIGKLSGHRNKSSGWSHPSGTWSLNQGTPYGWEMTANRDGRDYFINHMTQSATFEDPRIESCQITPPAPRKVEMRRDPVLGFGFVAGSEKPVVVRSVTPGGPSEGKLIPGDQIIMINDEPVSTAPRERVIDLVRSCKESILLTVVQPYPSPKSAFISAAKKARLKSNPVKVRFSEEVIINGQVSETVKDNSLLFMPNVLKVYLENGQTKSFRFDCSTSIKDVILTLQEKLSIKCIEHFSLMLEQRVEGSGTKLLLLHEQETLTQVTQRPSSHKMRCLFRISFVPKDPIDLLRRDPVAFEYLYVQSCNDVVQERFGPELKYDIALRLAALQMYIATVTTKQTQKISLKYIEKEWGLETFLPSAVLQSMKEKNIKKALSHLVKANQNVVPPGKKLSALQAKVHYLKFLSDLRLYGGRVFKATLVQGEKRSEVTLLVGPRYGISHVINTKTNLVALLADFSHVNRIEMFTEDESSVRVELHVLDVKPITLLMESSDAMNLACLTAGYYRLLVDSRRSIFNMANKKNTGSRETGIENRGKHSLLASEWSCVPKTTTFLAEGDQETQMSFADPKQKTVDVPESLLCQKEHRHLYIENTYNSGGFDQHLAKQSDPTEAEESRNFNQSSLLSLSGLESSKKAQDSPRGAKVSFIFGDHNLDGINPQTLGYERLMDESPEVLEKQRAIYISNANDIKGLELSPDAESIQFATNSVYATINDGKIFGAAEGIEEPLLHDICYAENTDDAEDEDEVSCEEDIMVGEIDRPALLSLSGSSDDIIDLTSLPPPEGDDNEDDFLLHTLNMAIAAPPPGFRDSSDEEDSQNQATQPRDDKEQASNLGSDDIPVSLIDAVPTNTEGKCEKGLDDAVVSTLQALEALAASEEQQTNDNSGVAILRAYSPESSSDSGNETNSSEMTESSELAAAQKQTENTARMFLTTSEGYQPLVEEQTEFPIAKSQAGVPGMKSSQPLSGRQAAELQSKVVPSKQILHSDNMEMEPETMETKSVTDYFSKLHMGSLVYSCTSKRKNKMTDSEVKAPSDGNATVKKQQGTKKAEADEDLKAKFGTLSARDSQRLSTFNVERTAFRQRWYAADDGAADKPSPETVNGKTFPRVPVLGKTETDCKDEVDPEADQDDTSGLGQGENFLSDMTPVSSAKDLNDAEDTDLSADDHPSKLPEAEQSVARLCEYHLAKRMSSLQSEGHFSLQSSQCSSVDAGCSTGSSTCATPVESPLCTSDVKHIISDPSMKSIAYIPADERAAILPNHGTTYKDLHQQPEAVCHRMTVPVVHSAINAEPLFGTLREGCHRIPKIKETTAFTEPEKGRQGGMPTAFPRQPLADSIMLSSMLSESKVPSQNQDSCDIPKVNQACGATVSLRPYDMIGGSLRMPHNRKVLRRSSSIIGGSADIEMLFERKAAAASLKCLDTTPRDESKSERRVELSLGKKLSKSYSQSCVYVSTDRKDSKRCSGTGVSQKDSKQCRTLPLRKLDTSAWRCRGPFSYCFLSRGSDDDEDDGDGHQLSCLFEPQNPCELAEPVSQSFSSENEQKVLESPKPAETLQSEADNAHEKSSADTQGGQIDVNLNDVAFDARITRINVMKEKTYAMPDGFIAAQKDASELLSLVRASMGKREDLHPETYDLKLSKYKQLLSMESRQLGSACRKMAMADKSPEEMLLAMTSSFQVLCCLTEACMRLVKVMNSETQQQEIIAKIDEVVINYICLLKAAEAVSGKTSSDPSIKLLARHSTTMAAIVSTLTRSLKMLLNK
- the FRMPD4 gene encoding FERM and PDZ domain-containing protein 4 isoform X3, with product MDVFSFVKIGKLSGHRNKSSGWSHPSGTWSLNQGTPYGWEMTANRDGRDYFINHMTQSATFEDPRIESCQITPPAPRKVEMRRDPVLGFGFVAGSEKPVVVRSVTPGGPSEGKLIPGDQIIMINDEPVSTAPRERVIDLVRSCKESILLTVVQPYPSPKSAFISAAKKARLKSNPVKVRFSEEVIINGQVSETVKDNSLLFMPNVLKVYLENGQTKSFRFDCSTSIKDVILTLQEKLSIKCIEHFSLMLEQRVEGSGTKLLLLHEQETLTQVTQRPSSHKMRCLFRISFVPKDPIDLLRRDPVAFEYLYVQSCNDVVQERFGPELKYDIALRLAALQMYIATVTTKQTQKISLKYIEKEWGLETFLPSAVLQSMKEKNIKKALSHLVKANQNVVPPGKKLSALQAKVHYLKFLSDLRLYGGRVFKATLVQGEKRSEVTLLVGPRYGISHVINTKTNLVALLADFSHVNRIEMFTEDESSVRVELHVLDVKPITLLMESSDAMNLACLTAGYYRLLVDSRRSIFNMANKKNTGSRETGIENRGKHSLLASEWSCVPKTTTFLAEGDQETQMSFADPKQKTVDVPESLLCQKEHRHLYIENTYNSGGFDQHLAKQSDPTEAEESRNFNQSSLLSLSGLESSKKAQDSPRGAKVSFIFGDHNLDGINPQTLGYERLMDESPEVLEKQRAIYISNANDIKGLELSPDAESIQFATNSVYATINDGKIFGAAEGIEEPLLHDICYAENTDDAEDEDEVSCEEDIMVGEIDRPALLSLSGSSDDIIDLTSLPPPEGDDNEDDFLLHTLNMAIAAPPPGFRDSSDEEDSQNQATQPRDDKEQASNLGSDDIPVSLIDAVPTNTEGKCEKGLDDAVVSTLQALEALAASEEQQTNDNSGVAILRAYSPESSSDSGNETNSSEMTESSELAAAQKQTENTARMFLTTSEGYQPLVEEQTEFPIAKSQAGVPGMKSSQPLSGRQAAELQSKVVPSKQILHSDNMEMEPETMETKSVTDYFSKLHMGSLVYSCTSKRKNKMTDSEVKAPSDGNATVKKQQGTKKAEADEDLKAKFGTLSARDSQRLSTFNVERTAFRQRWYAADDGAADKPSPETVNGKTFPRVPVLGKTETDCKDEVDPEADQDDTSGLGQGENFLSDMTPVSSAKDLNDAEDTDLSADDHPSKLPEAEQSVARLCEYHLAKRMSSLQSEGHFSLQSSQCSSVDAGCSTGSSTCATPVESPLCTSDVKHIISDPSMKSIAYIPADERAAILPNHGTTYKDLHQQPEAVCHRMTVPVVHSAINAEPLFGTLREGCHRIPKIKETTV